The DNA window GTGTCAACGGGTTGATGGCCATTCCCCCGGCAGTCGGCCAAGCTGAGGATGCGAGACCTTGGTTCCGTCTTGCTCGCGAGCTTCGAGACCGCCTCGAGGACGGGCAAGGGGTGAGTCTGCCGGGTCTCAGCATGGGCATGAGCGGAGATTTCGAAGTCGCGATCGAGGAAGGAGCGACCATCGTGAGGGTTGGCTCATCGATTTTCGGAGATCGGGAGGTGTCGGCATGAGCATCCAACTGTTACAGAGTGCGATCGTCGGGGACGAACTGGCTCTCGCGTTCAGCGACGGCACGGAGTGCTACCTTTCCCTGACCTTGTTGCGACGTGCCTGTCCCTGCGCGGCGTGTCAGGGCGAACCCGATGCGCTCGGGCGCGTTTTGCGCCCGGAGGTCCAGATCGGCAGTGGAGGCTTTCGTTTGCTGCGCTACGCACCGGTAGGTGGCTACGCGCTACAGCTATTCTGGGCCGATGGCCACTCCACCGGGATCTACAGCTTCGACTATCTCAGGCGGCTAGACGCCGCTCAGTCCTCGTAGTAGCCGTCGTCATCGGCCGGGCTGCGGGTTTCTTCGGGCTGTTCCCGCGGCAGTACTTCGGTGACCAGTCGGTCGATTCCCTCCTGCGCCATTGAGCTGGCAGGGTAAATGGATCTCGCCTTGAGGTACCAAGAGAGCGCGGAGCCGATTTGCCGATCTCTTCTCTCTTCGAGTGATCTCGCTTCGTTGAGGGCTTTCGTGAAATCGGCAACATCCGGAGCCAGTTGCTCCAGTTCCCGTCCGAGCTTCGGGTCATCCGGGAACTCCTCGCGAAGCTTCGCCAGTTGCTCCCATGCCGCATAGTCCTGCCCCATCTTGCTGAATTCGGAGGCCTTTGCGAGCGCACCATCGATCCGATAAATGTTGGTGATGATCTGCTTGAAGGCATCCTCACGGCGGGAGTCGCCTTGAATCGCAGGTGCGATCTCATACTGCCGCTTCAGAATCTCGCGGTAGTTGTTCTCGCTCAACAGGCGGTCGAAGTCATTCCGTGCCTGGACGAGGGCGCCGCTCTGATTCACGAGTTGATCGAATTCAGCGAGTTTCGGGTTCTGCGGCCAAACCTCCATCGCCTTCTGGATCTCGGAAGCCGCCTTCTCGTTGTCGCCCGTGGAAGCCGCGAGCTTGGCCGAGTCGATGTGCATGTTGCTGACCCTGGTGTAGGTCGCGATCGCCGCCTCCGCCTTGGTGGCGTCGAAGTCGCCGGCGGTTTCTTTGAGGCTCTCGACCAACTCGGCAGCGGCGTCGTAATCCTTCGCATCGAGGGCTGCGATCAGCTTGTAGGACTCTCGCACGTAGAGAAGGACCCGGCGCTTTTCTTCCCGCGGGAGTGTCTGGATCGACGGCATGAACTCGCCGACCATGTAAGCCTCGCTGAGGCGTTTCGCGGCACTTTCAAGTTCACCCCGTTCCGAGAGGAACTTGAAGGCATCGACTCCTTTGTCGATATCCCGGATCGCTTCGCTTGCCAGCGAGTCGAGGGCGGCAACGGTCGGGCTCGTGCCGAAAGTCTCGCTGATCATCTTCGAAACGTCCGACTTCTTGTCGATGTGCAACTGGTTGTCCCCGTCCGTGAAGATCTGGTGGTAGAAGCGCGCAGCCATCATGACGTGTTGGAAGCGGCGCTGGACGAAGAACTGGATCATCAGGGCCTGGTACTGGATCTTGGCCTGAACCAGTTGAATCTCGTTCTTGGCGGTATTGGTCTTCTTGAGTGCCTCGATCTCGGCGATGCGACGCAATGCATCCTGGTACTCGAGGGACTGCACGCCAGCGCCGGGATTCTGAGCCGGCCGGCTGGCGTTTCCGGGCTGGTTGCCACCACCACCTCGGCCGCCGCCGCCTCCGCCCCCGGCAGGGGCGGTCTGGTTGAGCGAAGGATCGTGCTCATGCCGAGCCTTCCAATCGGAGCTGTCGATGAGGCGCTGCTTCTCGTCCTCCATCGCGGTGTTCAGCGTCCTGGTCTTGTTGACGTCTTTCTTGGCGAGGACAGCCGCGTAAATGGCTTGGGAAAGCGAGTCACAGAGCTTCGCATCGCCGGGGAAGCCCGAGGCGCGCGGAAGCAGTCGAACAGCAGCGGAGAAGTCCGGACCACCGGGGTGGTGGGGTGAGACGTACTCGAGAATCTGCTCAATGGTCTCGCGATACTCGAGCGCAGCGTCGGAGTCGTCAGCCGGCTCGTTGAGGTAGCGCTCGAAACGAGCGGCCAACAGCCGGTTGTCCGTGGCCGACCAAGTATGGCCGTTCCACGACACCAGTTCGCTCGAGGGGTCGAGGAAGGGAAGTTCGTTGCCGAAGACCGGTTTGCTGTTCTTCTCTTGGGGTTGCCTCTGGATCACCGTGTCGCCGCCCGAGTTGTTCGACGAAGGCTGGCTGTCGCCAGGAGGCGGAGTGTAAACCTGAGCCGCTGCAACGGCTGTGGACATGAGCAGGATTCGAAGCGGAGCGGGTCTCATGATGGTGACGGGATGTGGGCCTCAGCGGCGCGTTATTTCCTCGGCGACGGCGATGCCACCTTGGCGGAAGCGGATGCGGAACGCGTAGTTCTGCTCCCGTTCGATGTTGATGTTGGAAAGTGCGGGAGGAATTTCGATAGGGAGGAAGTCGGCACGGTCACCGTCCGCGACCTTCAGGGAAATGACCTGGCCAAGGTCGGCGTCCCAATCGAGTTGGTCGTCGATCTTGCCCTCCACCACGTATTCGTTACCGCGCAGCGAGTTGGCGTTCTCGATCGCGGATCTCATGTTCAGCTGGGTTCCGTCGAGTTCCTTTCCGGTTTTCTGACTGAACAGCATCTTGCCGCCGAAAAAGGCGGCCGCAACGAGCACGATAACGCCGATGATGACGCTGGGGTTGATTCCTGAACTGGCGCGGCGGGGCATGGGATTAAGAGCTAAGCGTTACTGTCTCAGAGGTTTGTCGGGAATCAAGACCGCAGGTGTCAGTCCCATTGGTGACGGCGCGAGCCGATCCATGCCGCCAAGAGACCGACTCCGATGTGGAGGAGCAGGACGTAAAGGCAGGCGGTATGGGCGGTCAAAGACGTGTCGATCACCGATTTGACGGCATTCAGAACCTTTGATTCAAGGGCATCGACGCTACCGGACCATGCCCAGTAGGCGGAAATGAAGGGACGGGTGAAGCGTTCGATGTGCTCCGGCAGGGCGAGAACCGCGCCGGAGAGGGGCAATTGGAAGCCGACGAGGTAGATGGACAGCAGGGAAGCCTGCTCCGCAGTGCGCATGACGGCCGAGATCCCGAGGCAGATCGCGGTCATCGCGCCGTTGACGAGAAGCAGAAACATCAGGTGCTCGGGGAACTCACCCCGGAAGTTGCTGAAGAAGTTCACGAAGACTCCCATCCACACCGACTGGGCGATGACGAGGCAGGCGAGAAAGATCACCTTGCTGGAAAGGTAAGCCATCGGCCGCAAGCCGCCGAATTTCTCCTTCTCGAAAATCGGACGTTCACCGGCGATTTCCCGGGCGGAGTTATTGGAGCCCATGAGGGAGAGGAGGATCACCTGGAACATGATGACTCCACTCACTGCGGATCCGACCTTGCCCTGGCTTTCCTGGACCGCGATGGCCTCGCGGAATTCGACCAGCTGACTCTCCTGTTTCGAGTCGGAGAGACTCATGATCGGTTCGTTGGCCTTGTCGGCGAACAACGTGACCAGCACCGGGAAGCAGAGCAAGATGGCCAGCTGCAGTAAAACCTGTCCCCGATCCCGGAAGAAAATCCTCCAGCGCCGGGAAAGCAGGGTCGAGAGCTGCGCGAAGAAGCCGGGAGTCTCGACCGAGTGTGCTTCCCGTTCCTCATCCGAATCCTCGGCAGCAACTTCCGGAACGTGCAGGGTGCCCGCGGCGATCGCTCTTTCTCGGCTGCGTTCCAATTTTCCGTAGTAGGCTTCCTGATGCTTGAGCCAGGAGCTCTGCCAGCGGTCGCTCGGTTGGGTGGCGAGCTTGGGATACACCTCCTCGGTATCTCCCACCGAGAAGTAGTGGGTGACCTGTTCGGGCGGCCCATGAAAAGCGACCCGGCCTTCGTGGAGTACCAGAATCGAGTCGTAAAGCTCGAGGTGGGCGAGCGAGTGGGTGACCGAGAGCACGATGCGGCCATCACGTCGGGAGAGATCGTGAAGCAGTCGGACAATTTCGCGTTCCGAGCGCGGATCGAGGCCGCTGGTCACCTCGTCGCAGAGGAGCAGCTTGGGATCGGAGACCAGCTCCATCGCGAGCCCAAGTCGACGTTTTTGGCCCCCGGAGAGGACCTTCACGGGGCGGTCGGCGATCGCTGTGAGGCCCGTTTCTTCGAGGACCCTGTCGATGCGGCGATCCAGATCCTCGGAATCATCCGTACGGACGCGCAGCCGGGTGGAAGCTTCGATGGACTCATCGACCGTCAGCGGATCGTAGGCGATGGAGAACTGTGGAACGTAGCCGATCTCCGAGGCCTCGAGATCCCCGTCTTCCGACAAGTTCCGGCCCTCCCAGAATAGGGCGCCCTCGGACTCCGGATTGAGGCCCGCGATCGTCTTCAGAAGGGTGGTTTTGCCGCATCCTGACGGCCCGACGATGGCCATGAAGTGTCCGCGCGGGATCTTGAGAGTGGCGCGATCGACGAGATTCACGCTCTCGCCGTCCTTTTGAATGGTGAAGCAGACGTCTTGGAGTTCGAGCACGGTAAGGCTGGGCTTTCGCTAGAAAAGGGACGGATCTTTCGGACGGCGAGCAAGAAACCTCCGGAAACTCCCCAAGTTGCCCTGAATTCGGGTCATTCCGAAGGCCTCGAACGTTGCATCCTGCGAGGCAAGGTGCGATCTGCGCCAACTTGGGGCGGTCAGAATGTCCCGCTGAGGCAGTCTGACCCGGATGGCAATGGCCTTGAAATCCACCATTTCAACAGAAGTCACTGAGAATCAGTGAACCCTTCGGGAATCGCCCAGTTGGGCACAGGCATTGCTAGCCTGTATGTGACACCAAAAGGAATCTTTCGAATACAATGTGATCACAAAATTGATCGCAGAAAATGGGAACAAAATTCCTGCTCCAGACGTTTAACCAATAAGGAGGAAACTCTTTTAACCCAATAACCGCCCCTTCGGGGCACCCGTAATTATGGCACTCGACTATGACTCCAACCTCAAAGTCTACTTGCGCGAGATTTCGCAGACGCCGCTCCTGACCCCTGAGGAAGAGGTCAAACTGGCGCGGAAAATCAAGAAGGGCGACAAGGAGGCCCGCACTCAAATGATCAATGCGAACCTGCGCTTGGTCGTGAAGATCGCTCAGGACTACTCCGGCTACGGATTGCCGCTGTCCGATCTCATTTCTGAAGGAAACATCGGCCTGATGAAGGCCGTCGAACGCTTCGATCCTAAAAAAGGAGGAAAACTGTCAACTTACGCTGCTTGGTGGATCAAGCAGTCGATCAAGCGGGCTCTTGCCAACCAGAGCAAGACGATCCGTCTCCCCGTTCACATGGTCGACAAGATCGCGAAAATGCGTCGGATCTCGACCATGCTCGCCGAAGTCTTGGGCCGCGAGCCGACTGACGAGGAACTCTCCGAGGAAATCGGCCTGCCTCGCCGGAAGCTGGCGATGCTCAAGCAAGCCGCCCAGCGGCCGACGTCCTTGGACGCTCCGATCAATGACGGTGAGGCGACCCAGTATGGGGAGATCATCGGCGACGATCGGGCAGAGGACCCGCTGGAGGCGCTTGCCGACAAGAATCTCCACGGGGAACTCGACGATCTTCTTGCAGTGCTCGACAAGCGGGAGCGCCGCATCATTGACGAGCGCTTCGGGCTCGGAGGGCGCAAGCCGATGACACTCGAAGAGGTTGGACGGGAGTTCGGCGTCACCCGCGAGCGGATTCGGCAGTTGCAGAACGTCGCGCTGACGAAGATGCGGAAGGCCCTGCGCCGGAAGGAAAAGCCACTGCCGAAGCCGGTCGAAGGCTTGGCGGCCACCTGATTTCGCCGAGACCTTCGGCTGTCATCAGTTTCATGTCGACGGGCTGCGGGGGTGTGCCGCAGCCCGTTTCTTATTCCTTACCCTCGACGACCGCCCGGGAAACCACGGCCAGAGCGTGGTCATCCGGGGTGGTAAACGAGCGCTCCAAGCCTGAGGACGGCACCCGCACCAGCCAGGCCGAGCCCCCGTTGTCGCGGTTCACGAAGGCCATGCCGCCATGCTCGAGCACGTCGATGCGTGCCAACTTGCCTTGGGGGCTGACCCAGAAGAGTTCGACGATTTCGTGGAGTGCGTTGGCGACCACCACGGTGTGGGGTTCGCCGTGGTCCTTTTCATTGGGGGTGGTGCCGATCTCTCCCGGTGGCAGCCATTTGACCGGCGAGCGGCCTGAGACCTGACAGAGTGCCACGAGGTCACTGTCCGACAGGGATGCGCGGTTCCATGCCTTACGGAACTGGAGCGGCGTCCAGTCGAAGGCCTTGCTGAAGGACCTGATGAATTGTTCGCGGCTGTTGAAGCCCGAGGCCCGCGCGACCTCCATCACGGACTGTCCGGTACGCATCAGGAGGGAGCGGGCGAGGGTCAGGCGGTGCATCGTCAGATGCTCGGCAAAACCAGCGCCGGTGGTCTCCTTGAGGATCCGGATTAGCTGGCGAGGGCTTTTGTCGAATCGTTTCGCGGCGTCGCCGAGTTTGACCGAGTTCTGCAGATTCGGCCGCAGCCACTCGTGGAGTTGCGTGACCAATTGGTCCTTCTTCGGCGACCGCTTGCCGCCGCGGTCCGGAGCGGCTGCCGCTTGGGCGGCGTCGTAGGTCAGCGTGATCATCCGGATCGCGCAGCCGACCACCTTCAGTTCGTGGTGCCACTCCGCGTCGCGGGCGGGGTGCGATGCCTGTGCCTCGCTGATCAGCTCGACGATCTGCTGGTAGGTCGCGGGCTCGATGGCGCCGATGACCTGAGGCTCGCGGCCCGGGATATGAACCCGGATGGTGCCCTTGCCGGCCTCGATGACGAGCATCCGGGCGATTCCGGGGGAGAGCTGGCGGGGGCCGTCACTGATGAAAGAAACTCCAACTCTCGGGCCCCGGATTTCCCAGCGATAGCAGAATGCGGGAGCATCAACGTGGATCGCGGCGTCTCCCGACGACTCCGTCGGTTTTTCGATTTCCCAACTGCGGGAGTCAGCCCATTCCGGGCCGGCGAGGTTGAGAATTTCCAAAAGTTGATCGTCGGATCCGGAGTAGGAGGACATGGCGGTCGAAAGGGGGAAGGGCGCATCCAAGCAAGTGCGCCTGAATGGTGGCAATCCTCCGCTTCGACATGAAGCTCATTTTTTCGCCGCCGAAACCCCAAGAGGATGGCGGAAAGGCGGAATCTCCCCGGCCGCCCGTATCAGTCTTCCTCTGTTTTCTCGGCCGAACCGTTGCCGGTGGCGGAACCCATGCCGATGCCGGGGATGACCTTGCGGACGAGTTTCCGCAGGCCGTTTTCGCCGGCCTCGATCTCGGTTTCGGCCTGTCTCACGGCCTTTTCCCACGCGGGAGCGAAGCCCGGCGCCTGCTCGCGCATTTGCCGGACGGCTGCCTCCATCACCTGGTACTGGCGGATTTCCGCGCGTCCCGGCTTGGACTGGGCGGTGGCCAAAGAGACCCGCAGGTTCTCGTTGTGCTCGCGAAGCCGGTCCAGTTCGTCCTGAAGGCTCTGGTTGCCTTGGGCGTTGATCTTGAGCTGGGTGTTGAGGTGAGACTGCAACTCGCGGAGTTCGTTCTCAAGCCGGCGGACATCGCGGGACAGCCTCATCTTGTTCGAGAGTCCTGCCTTCCACGTGAGAACCATCAGGGTCAGGCCGATCGCCAGACCCCAGACAAAGGGCATCTTGATGATGTCGATGAGAGTTTCCATAGGGTCAGTTGTCGTCGTCGCCTTCGACAGTGGCCATCGGCTTCGCGAGACGTTCGATGACGTCCTCAGTGATGTCCTGAGGATTCTTCGAGTAAAGTACGAAGGGAGAGCCCGTGTTGGTTTTGCCGGTCGAATCGAGAACCCAGTCGTAGCCCTTGCTTTGTCCGACCTCGGCGGCCGCCTTCTGGATCTCCGAAAGGATCTCCTTCATCCGTGCGACCAGCTGGGTGTTGATCTCCTTGGTCCGCTTTTCCCGGAATGCTTCGTACTCCCGTTGCAGGGTGAGTGCCTCCTGTCGCTTGAGGGCGAAGTTCTGCTCGATGTCCTGGCGCAGGCTGGCGTCGGGAGAATCCGCATGCTTGGCCATTTGTTGCTGGAGGGCTTCCAATTCCTTCAGCGCGTTGCGATACGCGGTGAGGCGGGCATCGGCGTAGATGGCCTTGCGCTGCGAATCGATCTCCGCATTCAGGACCTTGGTGGAATCAAGCGAGCGGTAGACTTCGCCAATTTGCACCATGGCGACTTTCGTTTCCCCCCAAGTGATTCCGACCAGAGCCAGCCAAGCGATGAGGATGGTCCGTCGAAACATTTGCTAGATTGTGTACCCGAGTCCGCTGGCTGTCGAGAGCGCCCATGCCTCCCTTTGGCGAGGAATTGCTGGGCAGACGGGCAAGACCGGGGTGCTAGGCTCGCCCCGGATGTCGAAAAGCAACGAGTCGGTGATCGTGGTCGGAGGCGGAATTATCGGCCTTTGCAGCGCCTATTACGCGCTGAAGTCGGGCCTGCCGGTGACCGTGCTCGAGCGGGAGCCCGCCGGCGGCGACAACTGCTCGCTCGGCAATGCGGGGATGGTGGTGCCCAGCCATTTCATCCCGCTCGCCGCCCCCGGCATGATTGCCAAGGGCCTGCGCTGGATGTTCGACCGCGAGAGTCCATTCTACGTCCGCCCGCGGCTCAGTCCCGAACTCGCACGATGGGGTTGGCTGTTCTACCGGCACTCGACCGAGCGTCACGTCGCGGCGAGCAGTGAGGTTCTCCGCGATCTCAATCTGGAAAGCCGCCGTTTGTTTCACGAACTTGCCGAGGACGGTGACTTCGGGCTGGTGAGCAAGGGTTTGCTGATGCTCTGCGAAACGGAGAAGGGGCTCGAGGGTGAGGCGGAAGTGGCGCGGCAGGCGGTCGAACTCGGGGTCGAAGCCAGGGTCGTCGATCCTGCGGAAGCCGCCCGGCTCGATCCGGACATCGACATGTCGATCGCCGGAGCGGTGCACTTCGCCCAGGACTGCCACCTCGAGCCAGAGCGTCTGATGGCGCTGCTGCGGAAGCGCGTGATCGAACTTGGAGGAACCATCGAGATTGGAGTCGAGGTGGAGCGTCTGGAAACGAATGGCGACCGGGTTGTGGCGGCTGTGTCGCAAGGCCGACGCTTCGAAGGTGGCAACTTCGTGATCACCGGCGGTTCGTGGACCGGCCAACTCCTTCGCCAGCTCGGGACCAAGCTTCCTCTGCAGGCGGGCAAGGGGTATTCGCTGACCCTTCCCGACCCGCCCCAGCTTCCGAGGCTTTGCTCGATCTTCACCGAAGCGAAGGTCGCCATCACGCCGATGGGCGGATCACTCCGATTTGCCGGAACGATGGAAGTCGGCGGCTTGGATCTGTCGGTCGATGAGGCCCGCGTGCGAGGCATCGTGAAGTCGGTGCGACGCTACTTTCCCAAGTTTTCCGAGGCCGACTTCGAGGGTGTCCGTCCGTGGGCCGGGCTGCGACCGGTTTCGCCGGATGGCGTCCCGTATCTCGGCAAGGTCGACGGCTTCGACAACACCGTGGCCGCGACCGGACACGCGATGATGGGGCTGAGCCTCGGACCGGTGAGTGGGCGCCTGGTGGCGGATCTGCTGACCGGTCGCGAGCCTTTCCGGCCGATCGATGGGCTGGCTCTCGGGCGTTTCGGCTGATCCGTTCAGGAGCCTTCCATGCGCTTGCGGTAGGCCAGCGGACTGACGCCCACGGCCTGCTTGAACTGGCGCGAGAATGCCGATTGGTCGGAGTAGCCGCAGGCGAGGGCGATCTGCGCGACCGGCTCCTTGGTCGACGCGAGTTGCTCGCAGGCGGCATCGATGCGCACCTTCACGAGATACTGGCCGGCGGTCAGGTGGAAGAGTGAGCGGATCCGCTGGTCGAACTGATAGACTGAAAGTCCGGCCATTTCCGCGAGCTGCGGCAGCCGTAGCGGCTCGTCGTAGTGGCGGTGGATGAAGTCGACCGTCTTCGACAGCGCATCGTAGTTCTT is part of the Haloferula helveola genome and encodes:
- a CDS encoding DUF971 domain-containing protein, producing MSIQLLQSAIVGDELALAFSDGTECYLSLTLLRRACPCAACQGEPDALGRVLRPEVQIGSGGFRLLRYAPVGGYALQLFWADGHSTGIYSFDYLRRLDAAQSS
- a CDS encoding ATP-binding cassette domain-containing protein — its product is MLELQDVCFTIQKDGESVNLVDRATLKIPRGHFMAIVGPSGCGKTTLLKTIAGLNPESEGALFWEGRNLSEDGDLEASEIGYVPQFSIAYDPLTVDESIEASTRLRVRTDDSEDLDRRIDRVLEETGLTAIADRPVKVLSGGQKRRLGLAMELVSDPKLLLCDEVTSGLDPRSEREIVRLLHDLSRRDGRIVLSVTHSLAHLELYDSILVLHEGRVAFHGPPEQVTHYFSVGDTEEVYPKLATQPSDRWQSSWLKHQEAYYGKLERSRERAIAAGTLHVPEVAAEDSDEEREAHSVETPGFFAQLSTLLSRRWRIFFRDRGQVLLQLAILLCFPVLVTLFADKANEPIMSLSDSKQESQLVEFREAIAVQESQGKVGSAVSGVIMFQVILLSLMGSNNSAREIAGERPIFEKEKFGGLRPMAYLSSKVIFLACLVIAQSVWMGVFVNFFSNFRGEFPEHLMFLLLVNGAMTAICLGISAVMRTAEQASLLSIYLVGFQLPLSGAVLALPEHIERFTRPFISAYWAWSGSVDALESKVLNAVKSVIDTSLTAHTACLYVLLLHIGVGLLAAWIGSRRHQWD
- a CDS encoding RNA polymerase sigma factor RpoD/SigA, producing the protein MALDYDSNLKVYLREISQTPLLTPEEEVKLARKIKKGDKEARTQMINANLRLVVKIAQDYSGYGLPLSDLISEGNIGLMKAVERFDPKKGGKLSTYAAWWIKQSIKRALANQSKTIRLPVHMVDKIAKMRRISTMLAEVLGREPTDEELSEEIGLPRRKLAMLKQAAQRPTSLDAPINDGEATQYGEIIGDDRAEDPLEALADKNLHGELDDLLAVLDKRERRIIDERFGLGGRKPMTLEEVGREFGVTRERIRQLQNVALTKMRKALRRKEKPLPKPVEGLAAT
- a CDS encoding AraC family transcriptional regulator → MSSYSGSDDQLLEILNLAGPEWADSRSWEIEKPTESSGDAAIHVDAPAFCYRWEIRGPRVGVSFISDGPRQLSPGIARMLVIEAGKGTIRVHIPGREPQVIGAIEPATYQQIVELISEAQASHPARDAEWHHELKVVGCAIRMITLTYDAAQAAAAPDRGGKRSPKKDQLVTQLHEWLRPNLQNSVKLGDAAKRFDKSPRQLIRILKETTGAGFAEHLTMHRLTLARSLLMRTGQSVMEVARASGFNSREQFIRSFSKAFDWTPLQFRKAWNRASLSDSDLVALCQVSGRSPVKWLPPGEIGTTPNEKDHGEPHTVVVANALHEIVELFWVSPQGKLARIDVLEHGGMAFVNRDNGGSAWLVRVPSSGLERSFTTPDDHALAVVSRAVVEGKE
- a CDS encoding OmpH family outer membrane protein, with protein sequence MFRRTILIAWLALVGITWGETKVAMVQIGEVYRSLDSTKVLNAEIDSQRKAIYADARLTAYRNALKELEALQQQMAKHADSPDASLRQDIEQNFALKRQEALTLQREYEAFREKRTKEINTQLVARMKEILSEIQKAAAEVGQSKGYDWVLDSTGKTNTGSPFVLYSKNPQDITEDVIERLAKPMATVEGDDDN
- a CDS encoding NAD(P)/FAD-dependent oxidoreductase; translation: MSKSNESVIVVGGGIIGLCSAYYALKSGLPVTVLEREPAGGDNCSLGNAGMVVPSHFIPLAAPGMIAKGLRWMFDRESPFYVRPRLSPELARWGWLFYRHSTERHVAASSEVLRDLNLESRRLFHELAEDGDFGLVSKGLLMLCETEKGLEGEAEVARQAVELGVEARVVDPAEAARLDPDIDMSIAGAVHFAQDCHLEPERLMALLRKRVIELGGTIEIGVEVERLETNGDRVVAAVSQGRRFEGGNFVITGGSWTGQLLRQLGTKLPLQAGKGYSLTLPDPPQLPRLCSIFTEAKVAITPMGGSLRFAGTMEVGGLDLSVDEARVRGIVKSVRRYFPKFSEADFEGVRPWAGLRPVSPDGVPYLGKVDGFDNTVAATGHAMMGLSLGPVSGRLVADLLTGREPFRPIDGLALGRFG